The region GACATGTGCAAGGGCTACAGGCTACCAAAAACATTGTAGCCCATGTCGCGAAATCCCCCATCCCCTATCTATCGCTCTATACCTTCTCCACCGAAAACTGGACGCGTGCCCAAGAAGAAGTCGGCGCTCTGATGAATCTTATCGCCACGCATCTCAAAGCACAGCTCCCTTTTTATCATGAATATGGTATCCGCATCCTTCACTCTGGCGATAAACATCGCCTTAGCAAGCAAATCATCAAAGACCTAGACGAGGTAGAGGCAAAAACGGCACATCATACGCAACTAACCCTCAACCTCCTTATCGACTACGGCGGAAGAGATGAAATTATTCGCGCCGCGCAAAGAGTTCTTGCACAAGAATTAGCGCTTAATCAAGAGAGCCTTCGTCAACACCTCGATCAACCCTCCTTACCCGATCTTGACTGTGTGATTCGCACCGCAGGAGAGGAGCGTCTCTCAAACTTTATGCTTTGGCAATCTGCTTATGCAGAAATGATTTATATAAAAACACTTTGGCCTGATTTCACTCCTAAAGAGTTTGATCTCGCCATGACATCTTACCAAAATCGTCATCGAACCTTCGGAGGAGAGTAGTGAAAGCCTTATCTAATTTTGCCATCAGAAATATCGCCGCTGTCGGCTGGACGATATTTCTTTTGCTCATCGTTTTTGTCTTTAAATCACACAACCATCTAGTCGGTAGCATCACGCTGATCACCCTAAGTGCCATTGGCACCTATGAGCTAGGCAAAATCTTTAAACATAAATTCGATGATGTTGATACGCTCATCTACCCCCTACTTGGTGCCTACTTTCCGGTAATGAGCACCCTAGAGGGCTATTTCGCCTCGCTAGAAGCACTCAAAATGCCCATGCTTGCCGTTATCCTTAGCCTCATCTTTGCCAAGCAGACGCTGGTGGCCAACAAAAACAAAATGGACTCCACGATTACACGCATTACCGCGATGGTTTTCGCCCTCTTTTACCCGGGGTTCTTTGTCGGTTATTTCGTTAAACTCAATACATTTCATCACTCAAGCACGATTCTTGCCGTCTACTTGCTACTCATCACGCTTAATGACGGAATGGCTTATTATGTAGGGCGCGCCTTTGGTAAAAAGACGCACTCGCAAGGGATCTTTATGGTGAGTCCTAATAAATCTTTAGTTGGCTTTATTGGCGGGCTAACGGCATCGATGCTCGTCGCCCTTATTGCTTATCTCTATCTAGCACCTAAGTTTGCGCCACAAATGTTTGGGGAACGGGGAGTCATCTACGCCTTAGCCATGGGGCTCACCTGCGGGATTGCCTCCATTATTGGTGATCTTTTTGAGTCGACCCTTAAGCGAAGCTCTGACGTTAAAGATTCAGGCGACATCATTCCTGGACGAGGTGGCGTACTCGACACCATCGACTCATTGGCATTTGTTGCACCCATCTACTATCTCTTTATCTACTTTGCCTAATGAAAAAGATTATTATCCTCGGTGCAACCGGAAGCATTGGCAAGATTGCTCTCGATATCGCGAGAAAGTTTCCCCAAAAATTACACGTCATTGGGCTCCAAGCGCATACCCAAGCCGACACCTTACTAACGCTACAAAAAGAATTCCCTCATGCAACGCTTGCGCTTACGGGAGCTTCACACCCCAATCAACACCTACTACAAGGGCAAGATGCCTTATGCCGTCTTATCCAAAACACCCATGCCGATCTGGTGCTCAATGCGATTGCTGGGGCAAGTGGCTTGCATGCCTCTCTCTACACCCTAGAAAAAGGTATCGATTTAGCCCTTGCTAATAAGGAGAGCATCGTGATGGCGGGGGAGTATCTCAAAAAAATCGCAGAAAAAAATGGTGCGAAAATTTTACCTGTGGACTCAGAACACTCGGCGCTATTTTACCTCATGAAGAGTCCGCTTGCTGTCGATGAGTATATCATTACCGCTAGTGGTGGTGCTTTTCGTGGAAAAAAAGTGACTGATTTGCATCAGGTTACTGCCCAAGAAGCAATGAAGCATCCTACGTGGCGAATGGGCGCAAAAATTTCTATCGACTCGGCAACGCTCGCTAATAAAGGTCTTGAGGTAATTGAGGCTTGGAAATTGTTTGACATTCCCATTGATAAGATCAACGTGTTGCAACACCCCCAGAGTTTGGTGCATGCCCTTATTCGCACGCAAGATGGCGCGCTTCATGCATATATCAGTGAGACATACATGGAACTTCCGATTCAAAATGCGCTCCTTGACCCCGAGCTTGCCCTTGCCTCGTGCTCTTTTCTTGATCTTGTTGATAAAACATTGTCATTCACCGCCATTGATCACGAAACGTTTCCGATGGTCAATCTCGCTTACCAAGCCTGTCGACAAGGAGATCCCTATCCCATTATCTACAACGCTAGCAATGAGGAGGCAGTGGCACTCTTTCAGGCTGGAAAAATCCCCTTCTTAGCCATCAGTCGTATTGTGGAGAGCGCCCTATCGCAATTATATCCGCATCCCTTTAACCCGCTAATATTAGCAGATATTTGGCAAGCAGATAGGTGGAGTCGTGAATTTTCATCCAATTACTATAAGGAAAACCATACATGTTAGGGAATTATTCTATTTGGATCTTAGGTCTCTTAGGGCTTAATATCATTGTCTTTATCCATGAGCTGGGACACTTTCTAGTAGCGCGCGCAACGGGCATCACGGTGGAAGTCTTCTCGATTGGCATGGGGCCAAAGCTTTGGAAGAAGCAATTTAAAACCTTTGAGTTTGCTATCTCGGCGCTTCCATTGGGTGGATACTGTAAAATGCAGGGCGAAACCATGCAGAATAGAAACAGCGAGCCGGCAAAAAAAGGCGATCTTTATTACGGGCATCCTTGGCGACGGCTCCTCACCGTAATGGCGGGGGCGGGATTTAACTTTATCTTTACCTACCTGATCTTTGTGGGCATGAGCATGATGGATCGACATGAAATTCGCATGGAAAATAGAATTTTCGTGCCTCAAGAACAGAGTGAGACGGCTCTTCCCTTTTTAAGCGGAGATAAAATCATCCGTATTAATGGAAAATCTATCGATTATTTTCATCAAATAGAACAACATATCATCGTCTCCGGAGGCGATACCCTTAGTTTCGATATTCTGCGCGATGAAACCGCCATCACCCTCACCAAAGAGATTCGCTTAGACAGCAAAACGGGGATAGGTATCATGCCGTTTACTCCTTATCTAAGTAATACACTTCAATATATTTATCCCGACTCACCTGCAGAAAAGCACGGTCTCCTCGCCGGAGATACGCTTATGGCGATAAATGGCGAACGCGTCAATGATTTTCATGATATTTCACGGATCTTGCGCCCCTACCAAGCGGACGAGGTGATTGAATTAACCGTGCTTAAAGCAAACCATAGTGAACCCACCACGCTATCCATTCCCCTATCTAATGGCAAGCTAGGTATCTCGGTGGTACAAGAAGTCGCCGTGTCAGGAGATTCCCTCTTTCTCGCCTTAGGTAGTGGGGCAAAGCTCTTTGTAACCACGCTTCGCGACTATATTCGTGGGTTACACCGGCTCATTACCGGTCAATTAGAGTTCAAAAGCTCGCTTTCTGGCCCCATTCAAACCACAGAAATTA is a window of Entomospira culicis DNA encoding:
- the dxr gene encoding 1-deoxy-D-xylulose-5-phosphate reductoisomerase codes for the protein MKKIIILGATGSIGKIALDIARKFPQKLHVIGLQAHTQADTLLTLQKEFPHATLALTGASHPNQHLLQGQDALCRLIQNTHADLVLNAIAGASGLHASLYTLEKGIDLALANKESIVMAGEYLKKIAEKNGAKILPVDSEHSALFYLMKSPLAVDEYIITASGGAFRGKKVTDLHQVTAQEAMKHPTWRMGAKISIDSATLANKGLEVIEAWKLFDIPIDKINVLQHPQSLVHALIRTQDGALHAYISETYMELPIQNALLDPELALASCSFLDLVDKTLSFTAIDHETFPMVNLAYQACRQGDPYPIIYNASNEEAVALFQAGKIPFLAISRIVESALSQLYPHPFNPLILADIWQADRWSREFSSNYYKENHTC
- a CDS encoding phosphatidate cytidylyltransferase, which gives rise to MKALSNFAIRNIAAVGWTIFLLLIVFVFKSHNHLVGSITLITLSAIGTYELGKIFKHKFDDVDTLIYPLLGAYFPVMSTLEGYFASLEALKMPMLAVILSLIFAKQTLVANKNKMDSTITRITAMVFALFYPGFFVGYFVKLNTFHHSSTILAVYLLLITLNDGMAYYVGRAFGKKTHSQGIFMVSPNKSLVGFIGGLTASMLVALIAYLYLAPKFAPQMFGERGVIYALAMGLTCGIASIIGDLFESTLKRSSDVKDSGDIIPGRGGVLDTIDSLAFVAPIYYLFIYFA
- the uppS gene encoding polyprenyl diphosphate synthase — encoded protein: MAVKEFPHHVGIIMDGNGRWAKAKSLPRSKGHVQGLQATKNIVAHVAKSPIPYLSLYTFSTENWTRAQEEVGALMNLIATHLKAQLPFYHEYGIRILHSGDKHRLSKQIIKDLDEVEAKTAHHTQLTLNLLIDYGGRDEIIRAAQRVLAQELALNQESLRQHLDQPSLPDLDCVIRTAGEERLSNFMLWQSAYAEMIYIKTLWPDFTPKEFDLAMTSYQNRHRTFGGE
- the rseP gene encoding RIP metalloprotease RseP; the protein is MLGNYSIWILGLLGLNIIVFIHELGHFLVARATGITVEVFSIGMGPKLWKKQFKTFEFAISALPLGGYCKMQGETMQNRNSEPAKKGDLYYGHPWRRLLTVMAGAGFNFIFTYLIFVGMSMMDRHEIRMENRIFVPQEQSETALPFLSGDKIIRINGKSIDYFHQIEQHIIVSGGDTLSFDILRDETAITLTKEIRLDSKTGIGIMPFTPYLSNTLQYIYPDSPAEKHGLLAGDTLMAINGERVNDFHDISRILRPYQADEVIELTVLKANHSEPTTLSIPLSNGKLGISVVQEVAVSGDSLFLALGSGAKLFVTTLRDYIRGLHRLITGQLEFKSSLSGPIQTTEIIGEVARSSIKEGSVSIFYLLAILSIIIGFMNLLPIPLLDGGLIVLFLLEMILGNKPLPNGVLKAYQIIGFTIIFGLLALSINSDILHIFNKK